The proteins below come from a single Benincasa hispida cultivar B227 chromosome 4, ASM972705v1, whole genome shotgun sequence genomic window:
- the LOC120075732 gene encoding 30S ribosomal protein S1, chloroplastic-like, which produces MAQQCTGLRCEPRFSISSCLSKPLRPSHMQNMVVRSFPVVAAVISGPIPTPQTTERFKLKQTFNDAADRCRNAPMEGVSFTLQDFLASLEKYYFDPQLGAKVKGTVVYTEANGALVEIAAKSPAYLPLPEACIHRIKRVEEAGIYPGFREEFVIIGENEDDSLTLSLRSIQYELAWERCRQLQAEDVIVKGKVVGANNGGVLVVVEGLKGFVPYSEILMISTAEELINKELPLKFLVVNEEETRIVLSNRKIMADSKAQLAIGTVVTGTVLRLVKFGAFVDIGGVHGLLHISEISHDRILDIAAVLKPGDILKVMILNINHEKGHIRLSTKKLEPNTGDMICNPGLVFEKAEEMAHRFRQRLAQAEALARADLLSFQPEGRLNLSSDGILSPITPELA; this is translated from the exons ATGGCTCAGCAATGCACAGGTCTGAGATGTGAGCCTCGGTTTTCAATCTCCTCGTGTTTATCTAAGCCACTTCGTCCGAGCCATATGCAAAACATGGTGGTCCGTTCATTCCCTGTTGTGGCTGCAGTAATATCGGGCCCTATTCCCACTCCTCAGACCACAGAGCGTTTCAAGCTCAAACAGACCTTCAACGATGCGGCCGATCGCTGCCGTAATGCTCCCATGGAAGGTGTCTCCTTCACTCTCCAAGACTTCCTTGCGTCTCTTGAGAAATACTACTTCGATCCTCAGTTGGGAGCCAAG GTGAAAGGTACTGTGGTCTATACAGAAGCTAATGGAGCACTAGTGGAGATTGCTGCCAAGTCACCTGCATATTTGCCCTTGCCGGAGGCTTGCATTCATAGAATAAAACGTGTAGAAGAAGCAGGAATATATCCTGGTTTTAGAGAGGAGTTTGTTATTATAGGTGAGAACGAAGATGATAGCTTGACTTTGAGCTTGAGGTCCATCCAATATGAACTTGCTTGGGAAAGATGCAGACAGCTTCAAGCAGAGGATGTCATTGTCAAGGGTAAG GTGGTTGGTGCGAACAATGGGGGAGTTTTGGTAGTTGTGGAAGGCCTAAAAGGATTTGTTCCCTACTCAGAGATATTAATG ATATCAACTGCTGAAGAGCTTATCAACAAGGAGCTTCCTCTGAAATTTCTGGTGGTTAATGAGGAAGAAACGAGGATTGTCCTCAGTAACCGTAAGATCATGGCTGACAGCAAGGCACAGCTTGCAATTGGAACAGTGGTCACTGGAACAGTTCTAAGACTTGTAAAGTTTGGTGCCTTTGTTGACATTGGTGGAGTCCATGGTCTTCTTCACATCAGTGAGATAAGTCATGATCGCATACTAGATATTGCAGCAGTTCTTAAGCCTGGAGACATTCTCAAG GTCATGATATTGAACATTAATCATGAAAAAGGCCATATTCGTCTTTCTACCAAGAAGCTGGAGCCTAATACTGGGGACATGATTTGCAATCCAGGGCTTGTTTTTGAGAAG GCTGAGGAAATGGCACATAGATTTAGGCAAAGGTTAGCTCAAGCAGAGGCATTGGCACGTGCAGACTTGCTTAGTTTTCAGCCTGAG GGCAGATTAAATTTGAGTAGTGATGGAATATTGAGTCCAATTACACCAGAGTTGGCTTGA